The following proteins come from a genomic window of Pseudochaenichthys georgianus chromosome 19, fPseGeo1.2, whole genome shotgun sequence:
- the LOC117464558 gene encoding serine/threonine-protein kinase tousled-like 2 isoform X2, with amino-acid sequence MRKNYKWITQSGQLYLRCMGSVKEFAVTGWTDNILSRAVKTARASPGMMEGLHSQALGLDPRRQELLEARFTGLGVAKSSANSESSNQSLCSAGSLSDRELETPEKKSNDQRRRKRKGDVYDNNSQGKGRGQKISDYFEFQQGSPSSTSSAHTDSSSCCSVKTAPSRSFSHKAIQSDLTLLKLTALEKNKNSDLEKKEGRIDDLLRANCDLRRQVDEQQKMLERYKERLNKCVTMSKKLMIEKSKQEKMACRDKSMQDRLRLGHFTTVRHGASFTEQWTDGFAFQNLIKQQERVNSQREDIERQRKLLGKRKPPSMAQTPPPSLEQNKRKSRNNGQESEALSLAEYHEQEEIFKLRIGHLKKEEAEIQTELEQLERVRNVHIRELKRILNEDNSQFKDQPTLNDRYLLLHLLGRGGFSEVFKAFDMTEQRYVAIKVHQLNKNWREEKKQNYHKHACREYRIHKELDHPRIIKLYDYFSLDTGSFCTVLEYCEGNDLDFYLKQNKLMPEKEGRSVVMQIVNALKYLNQIRPPIIHYDLKPGNILLVNGTACGEIKITDFGLSKVMDDDCYNSADGMELTSQGAGTYWYLPPECFVVGKEPPKISNKVDVWSLGVIFYQSLYGRKPFGHNQSQQDILQENTILKATEVQFPPKPVVTTEAKAFIRRCLAYRKEDRVDVLQLASDPFLMPHIRKALASSAPQAPPLPSTSGCYGSSASN; translated from the exons ATGAGAAAGAACTATAAATGGATAACTCAATCCGGACAACTTTATTTGAGATGCATGGGAAGTGTTAAGGAGTTTGCTGTCACCGGATGGACGGACAACATCCTCTCTAGGGCTGTGAAAACTGCGAGAGCTTCTCCAG GCATGATGGAAGGACTTCACAGCCAGGCTTTAGGTCTGGACCCACGCAGGCAGGAACTGCTTGAGGCTCGCTTCACTGGACTTGGTGTGGCAAAG AGTTCAGCCAACAGTGAATCATCCAACCAGTCACTGTGCAGcgccggatcactcagtgacaGGGAGCTAGAG ACACCAGAGAAGAAGTCCAATGACCAGAGAAGAAGGAAGAGAAAAGGAGACGTCTATGACAACAACAGCCAGG GAAAAGGGAGAGGACAAAAAATAAGTGACTATTTTGAG TTCCAGCAGGGCAGTCCTTCGTCCACAAGCTCGGCCCACACAGACTCTTCATCGTGCTGCTCGGTGAAGACAGCCCCCTCACGCTCCTTCTCACACAAAGCCATCCAG TCAGATCTGACGCTGCTGAAACTGACCGCACTGGAGAAGAACAAGAACTCTGATCTGGAGAAGAAAGAGGGGAGGATAGACGACCTCCTGAGG GCTAACTGTGACCTGAGGCGACAGGTGGACGAGCAGCAGAAGATGCTGGAGCGCTACAAAGAACGGCTCAACAAGTGTGTGACAATGAGCAAAAAGCTCATGATCGAGAAG TCAAAGCAGGAGAAGATGGCTTGCAGGGACAAGAGCATGCAGGACCGTCTGCGTCTGGGCCATTTCACCACAGTGCGGCACGGAGCCTCCTTCACCGAGCAGTGGACCGATGGATTTGCTTTCCAGAATCTCATCAA GCAGCAGGAGCGAGTGAACTCTCAGCGGGAGGACATCGAGAGGCAGAGGAAGCTGCTGGGGAAAAGGAAACCTCCCTCCATGGCTCAGACCCCTCCACCCAGCCTGGAACAGAACAAACGGAAGAGCAGGAATAACGGCCAGGAGAGTGAAGC GTTGTCACTGGCTGAATATCATGAGCAAGAAGAGATTTTCAAACTACGAATTGGCCATCTAAAAAAG GAAGAAGCGGAGATCCAGACTGAGCTGGAACAGTTGGAGCGAGTGAGAAACGTGCACATTCGGGAGCTGAAGAGAATCCTTAACGAGGACAACTCGCA ATTTAAAGACCAGCCCACGCTGAATGACCGTTATCTGCTATTACATTTACTTGGAAGAGGTGGCTTTAGTGAAGTATTCAAG GCTTTCGATATGACAGAGCAAAGGTATGTGGCCATTAAAGTCCATCAACTCAACAAGAActggagggaggagaagaagcAAAACTACCACAA ACACGCCTGTAGAGAATACAGAATCCACAAAGAACTTGACCACCCGAGAATCATCAAACTCTACGACTATTTCTCACTCGACACAGGCTC GTTCTGCACAGTGCTGGAGTACTGCGAAGGCAATGACCTGGACTTCTACTTGAAGCAGAATAAGCTGATGCCTGAGAAGGAGGGCCGCTCTGTCGTCATGCAGATCGTCAACGCCCTCAAGTACCTCAACCAGATCCGCCCGCCAATCATCCACTACGACCTCAAGCCCG GGAACATCCTGTTAGTGAATGGCACAGCCTGTGGAGAGATCAAGATCACTGACTTCGGCCTGTCTAAGGTCATGGATGATGACTGCTACAACTCTGCAGATGGCATGGAGCTGACGTCTCAGGGAGCCGGGACCTACTG GTACCTGCCTCCCGAGTGCTTTGTCGTGGGGAAGGAGCCCCCCAAAATATCCAACAAGGTGGATGTTTGGTCCCTAGGGGTCATCTTCTACCAGAGCCTATACGGACGCAAG CCTTTCGGTCATAACCAGTCGCAGCAGGATATTCTTCAAGAAAACACAATATTAAAAGCCACTGAGGTGCAGTTCCCCCCCAAACCTGTGGTGACCACAGAAGCAAAG GCCTTCATCCGACGTTGCCTGGCTTATCGCAAGGAGGACCGTGTGGATGTGCTGCAGTTAGCCAGCGACCCCTTCCTAATGCCACACATTAGAAAAGCCCTGGCCAGCAGCGCTCCTCAGGCCCCCCCCCTGCCCTCCACCTCCGGCTGCTACGGCAGCAGTGCCTCCAACTGA
- the becn1 gene encoding beclin-1, which translates to MEGSKSSSTTMQVSFVCQRCCQPLKLDTSFNVLDRVTIQELIAPVVTVTPRKQADSTDGETAPEETFAENKQDGVSRKYIPPARMMSTESANSFTLIGEASDGGTMENLSRRLKVTSDLFDIMSGQTDVDHPLCEECTDTLLDHLDTQLNITENECQNYKQCLELLSHLQVEGEESLLADLHQLKGQEEALVQELETVEEQRATVAQDLTQSRVHSQQLDTEELQYQKEYSEFKRQQLELDDELKSVDNQMRYCQIQLDRLKKTNVFNATFHIWHSGQFGTINNFRLGRLPSVPVEWNEINAAWGQTVLLLHALANKMGLHFQRYRLVPYGNHSYLESLSDKSKELPLYCSGGLRFFWDNKFDHAMVAFLDCVQQFKEEVEKGDTGFCLPYRMDVEKGKIEDTGGSGGSYSIKTQFNSEEQWTKALKFMLTNLKWGLAWVTSQFYNR; encoded by the exons ATGGAGGGCTCTAAGTCGTCCAGCACAACCATGCAGGTCAGCTTCGTGTGTCAGCGGTGCTGTCAGCCGCTGAAACTGGACACATCCTTCAATGTCCTCGATCGTGTCACAATCCAGGAACTTATTG CTCCGGTAGTCACAGTGACCCCCAGAAAACAGGCTGACAGCACTGATGGGGAAACAGCACCAGAG GAGACCTTTGCAGAAAACAAGCAAGATGGTGTGTCAAGGAAATACATCCCACCTGCAAG GATGATGTCCACAGAGAGCGCCAACAGCTTCACACTGATAGGAGAAGCATCTGATGGGGGTACCATGGAAAATCTCAGTCGTAGGCTGAAG GTGACCAGTGACCTGTTTGACATCATGTCAGGCCAGACAGACGTAGACCACCCGCTGTGTGAGGAATGTACCGACACCCTGCTGGACCACCTGGACACGCAGCTCAACATCACAGAGAACGAATGCCAGAATTACAA GCAGTGCCTGGAGCTGCTGTCACACCTGCAGGTggagggagaggagagcctgcTGGCGGATCTGCATCAGCTGAAAGGGCAGGAGGAGGCTCTGGTCCAGGAGCTGGAGACAGTGGAGGAGCAGAGGGCTACGGTGGCCCAGGACCTGACCCAGAGCAGGGTCCACTCCCAGCAGCTGGACACGGAGGAGCTTCA GTACCAGAAGGAGTACAGCGAGTTCAAACGGCAGCAGCTGGAGCTGGATGATGAACTAAAGAGCGTTGACAACCAGATGCGTTACTGCCAGATTCAGCTAGATCGCCTGAAAAAGACAAATGTCTTCAATGCCACATTTCACATCTG GCACAGCGGACAGTTTGGTACAATCAACAACTTCCGTCTGGGTCGACTCCCCAGCGTCCCGGTGGAGTGGAACGAGATCAACGCAGCCTGGGGGCAGACGGTGCTGCTGCTGCACGCGCTGGCCAACAAAATGGGGCTGCACTTCCAGAG ATATCGTCTTGTCCCTTACGGAAACCACTCATACTTAGAGTCCCTGTCAGACAAGTCCAAG GAACTTCCTCTGTACTGCTCAGGGGGCCTGAGGTTCTTCTGGGACAACAAATTTGACCACGCCATGGTGGCCTTCCTGGACTGTGTCCAGCAGTTCAAAGAAGAGGTGGAGAAAGGAGACACTGGCTTCTGCCTTCCATACAG GATGGATGTGGAGAAGGGTAAGATCGAGGACACGGGTGGCAGCGGCGGCTCTTACTCCATCAAAACCCAGTTCAACTCTGAGGAGCAGTGGACCAAGGCGCTCAAGTTTATGCTCACCAACCTGAAGTGGGGACTGGCCTGGGTCACCTCGCAGTTCTACAACAGATGA
- the LOC117464558 gene encoding serine/threonine-protein kinase tousled-like 2 isoform X1, whose translation MRKNYKWITQSGQLYLRCMGSVKEFAVTGWTDNILSRAVKTARASPGMMEGLHSQALGLDPRRQELLEARFTGLGVAKSSANSESSNQSLCSAGSLSDRELETPEKKSNDQRRRKRKGDVYDNNSQGKGRGQKISDYFEFACSSGSGTSPARGVPLLVRSSPQHSLSNPLFQQGSPSSTSSAHTDSSSCCSVKTAPSRSFSHKAIQSDLTLLKLTALEKNKNSDLEKKEGRIDDLLRANCDLRRQVDEQQKMLERYKERLNKCVTMSKKLMIEKSKQEKMACRDKSMQDRLRLGHFTTVRHGASFTEQWTDGFAFQNLIKQQERVNSQREDIERQRKLLGKRKPPSMAQTPPPSLEQNKRKSRNNGQESEALSLAEYHEQEEIFKLRIGHLKKEEAEIQTELEQLERVRNVHIRELKRILNEDNSQFKDQPTLNDRYLLLHLLGRGGFSEVFKAFDMTEQRYVAIKVHQLNKNWREEKKQNYHKHACREYRIHKELDHPRIIKLYDYFSLDTGSFCTVLEYCEGNDLDFYLKQNKLMPEKEGRSVVMQIVNALKYLNQIRPPIIHYDLKPGNILLVNGTACGEIKITDFGLSKVMDDDCYNSADGMELTSQGAGTYWYLPPECFVVGKEPPKISNKVDVWSLGVIFYQSLYGRKPFGHNQSQQDILQENTILKATEVQFPPKPVVTTEAKAFIRRCLAYRKEDRVDVLQLASDPFLMPHIRKALASSAPQAPPLPSTSGCYGSSASN comes from the exons ATGAGAAAGAACTATAAATGGATAACTCAATCCGGACAACTTTATTTGAGATGCATGGGAAGTGTTAAGGAGTTTGCTGTCACCGGATGGACGGACAACATCCTCTCTAGGGCTGTGAAAACTGCGAGAGCTTCTCCAG GCATGATGGAAGGACTTCACAGCCAGGCTTTAGGTCTGGACCCACGCAGGCAGGAACTGCTTGAGGCTCGCTTCACTGGACTTGGTGTGGCAAAG AGTTCAGCCAACAGTGAATCATCCAACCAGTCACTGTGCAGcgccggatcactcagtgacaGGGAGCTAGAG ACACCAGAGAAGAAGTCCAATGACCAGAGAAGAAGGAAGAGAAAAGGAGACGTCTATGACAACAACAGCCAGG GAAAAGGGAGAGGACAAAAAATAAGTGACTATTTTGAG TTTGCCTGTAGCAGCGGCTCTGGCACCAGTCCGGCGCGGGGCGTCCCCCTGCTGGTGCGCTCCTCTCCACAGCACTCACTGTCTAACCCTCTG TTCCAGCAGGGCAGTCCTTCGTCCACAAGCTCGGCCCACACAGACTCTTCATCGTGCTGCTCGGTGAAGACAGCCCCCTCACGCTCCTTCTCACACAAAGCCATCCAG TCAGATCTGACGCTGCTGAAACTGACCGCACTGGAGAAGAACAAGAACTCTGATCTGGAGAAGAAAGAGGGGAGGATAGACGACCTCCTGAGG GCTAACTGTGACCTGAGGCGACAGGTGGACGAGCAGCAGAAGATGCTGGAGCGCTACAAAGAACGGCTCAACAAGTGTGTGACAATGAGCAAAAAGCTCATGATCGAGAAG TCAAAGCAGGAGAAGATGGCTTGCAGGGACAAGAGCATGCAGGACCGTCTGCGTCTGGGCCATTTCACCACAGTGCGGCACGGAGCCTCCTTCACCGAGCAGTGGACCGATGGATTTGCTTTCCAGAATCTCATCAA GCAGCAGGAGCGAGTGAACTCTCAGCGGGAGGACATCGAGAGGCAGAGGAAGCTGCTGGGGAAAAGGAAACCTCCCTCCATGGCTCAGACCCCTCCACCCAGCCTGGAACAGAACAAACGGAAGAGCAGGAATAACGGCCAGGAGAGTGAAGC GTTGTCACTGGCTGAATATCATGAGCAAGAAGAGATTTTCAAACTACGAATTGGCCATCTAAAAAAG GAAGAAGCGGAGATCCAGACTGAGCTGGAACAGTTGGAGCGAGTGAGAAACGTGCACATTCGGGAGCTGAAGAGAATCCTTAACGAGGACAACTCGCA ATTTAAAGACCAGCCCACGCTGAATGACCGTTATCTGCTATTACATTTACTTGGAAGAGGTGGCTTTAGTGAAGTATTCAAG GCTTTCGATATGACAGAGCAAAGGTATGTGGCCATTAAAGTCCATCAACTCAACAAGAActggagggaggagaagaagcAAAACTACCACAA ACACGCCTGTAGAGAATACAGAATCCACAAAGAACTTGACCACCCGAGAATCATCAAACTCTACGACTATTTCTCACTCGACACAGGCTC GTTCTGCACAGTGCTGGAGTACTGCGAAGGCAATGACCTGGACTTCTACTTGAAGCAGAATAAGCTGATGCCTGAGAAGGAGGGCCGCTCTGTCGTCATGCAGATCGTCAACGCCCTCAAGTACCTCAACCAGATCCGCCCGCCAATCATCCACTACGACCTCAAGCCCG GGAACATCCTGTTAGTGAATGGCACAGCCTGTGGAGAGATCAAGATCACTGACTTCGGCCTGTCTAAGGTCATGGATGATGACTGCTACAACTCTGCAGATGGCATGGAGCTGACGTCTCAGGGAGCCGGGACCTACTG GTACCTGCCTCCCGAGTGCTTTGTCGTGGGGAAGGAGCCCCCCAAAATATCCAACAAGGTGGATGTTTGGTCCCTAGGGGTCATCTTCTACCAGAGCCTATACGGACGCAAG CCTTTCGGTCATAACCAGTCGCAGCAGGATATTCTTCAAGAAAACACAATATTAAAAGCCACTGAGGTGCAGTTCCCCCCCAAACCTGTGGTGACCACAGAAGCAAAG GCCTTCATCCGACGTTGCCTGGCTTATCGCAAGGAGGACCGTGTGGATGTGCTGCAGTTAGCCAGCGACCCCTTCCTAATGCCACACATTAGAAAAGCCCTGGCCAGCAGCGCTCCTCAGGCCCCCCCCCTGCCCTCCACCTCCGGCTGCTACGGCAGCAGTGCCTCCAACTGA
- the LOC117464558 gene encoding serine/threonine-protein kinase tousled-like 2 isoform X3, whose protein sequence is MMEGLHSQALGLDPRRQELLEARFTGLGVAKSSANSESSNQSLCSAGSLSDRELETPEKKSNDQRRRKRKGDVYDNNSQGKGRGQKISDYFEFACSSGSGTSPARGVPLLVRSSPQHSLSNPLFQQGSPSSTSSAHTDSSSCCSVKTAPSRSFSHKAIQSDLTLLKLTALEKNKNSDLEKKEGRIDDLLRANCDLRRQVDEQQKMLERYKERLNKCVTMSKKLMIEKSKQEKMACRDKSMQDRLRLGHFTTVRHGASFTEQWTDGFAFQNLIKQQERVNSQREDIERQRKLLGKRKPPSMAQTPPPSLEQNKRKSRNNGQESEALSLAEYHEQEEIFKLRIGHLKKEEAEIQTELEQLERVRNVHIRELKRILNEDNSQFKDQPTLNDRYLLLHLLGRGGFSEVFKAFDMTEQRYVAIKVHQLNKNWREEKKQNYHKHACREYRIHKELDHPRIIKLYDYFSLDTGSFCTVLEYCEGNDLDFYLKQNKLMPEKEGRSVVMQIVNALKYLNQIRPPIIHYDLKPGNILLVNGTACGEIKITDFGLSKVMDDDCYNSADGMELTSQGAGTYWYLPPECFVVGKEPPKISNKVDVWSLGVIFYQSLYGRKPFGHNQSQQDILQENTILKATEVQFPPKPVVTTEAKAFIRRCLAYRKEDRVDVLQLASDPFLMPHIRKALASSAPQAPPLPSTSGCYGSSASN, encoded by the exons ATGATGGAAGGACTTCACAGCCAGGCTTTAGGTCTGGACCCACGCAGGCAGGAACTGCTTGAGGCTCGCTTCACTGGACTTGGTGTGGCAAAG AGTTCAGCCAACAGTGAATCATCCAACCAGTCACTGTGCAGcgccggatcactcagtgacaGGGAGCTAGAG ACACCAGAGAAGAAGTCCAATGACCAGAGAAGAAGGAAGAGAAAAGGAGACGTCTATGACAACAACAGCCAGG GAAAAGGGAGAGGACAAAAAATAAGTGACTATTTTGAG TTTGCCTGTAGCAGCGGCTCTGGCACCAGTCCGGCGCGGGGCGTCCCCCTGCTGGTGCGCTCCTCTCCACAGCACTCACTGTCTAACCCTCTG TTCCAGCAGGGCAGTCCTTCGTCCACAAGCTCGGCCCACACAGACTCTTCATCGTGCTGCTCGGTGAAGACAGCCCCCTCACGCTCCTTCTCACACAAAGCCATCCAG TCAGATCTGACGCTGCTGAAACTGACCGCACTGGAGAAGAACAAGAACTCTGATCTGGAGAAGAAAGAGGGGAGGATAGACGACCTCCTGAGG GCTAACTGTGACCTGAGGCGACAGGTGGACGAGCAGCAGAAGATGCTGGAGCGCTACAAAGAACGGCTCAACAAGTGTGTGACAATGAGCAAAAAGCTCATGATCGAGAAG TCAAAGCAGGAGAAGATGGCTTGCAGGGACAAGAGCATGCAGGACCGTCTGCGTCTGGGCCATTTCACCACAGTGCGGCACGGAGCCTCCTTCACCGAGCAGTGGACCGATGGATTTGCTTTCCAGAATCTCATCAA GCAGCAGGAGCGAGTGAACTCTCAGCGGGAGGACATCGAGAGGCAGAGGAAGCTGCTGGGGAAAAGGAAACCTCCCTCCATGGCTCAGACCCCTCCACCCAGCCTGGAACAGAACAAACGGAAGAGCAGGAATAACGGCCAGGAGAGTGAAGC GTTGTCACTGGCTGAATATCATGAGCAAGAAGAGATTTTCAAACTACGAATTGGCCATCTAAAAAAG GAAGAAGCGGAGATCCAGACTGAGCTGGAACAGTTGGAGCGAGTGAGAAACGTGCACATTCGGGAGCTGAAGAGAATCCTTAACGAGGACAACTCGCA ATTTAAAGACCAGCCCACGCTGAATGACCGTTATCTGCTATTACATTTACTTGGAAGAGGTGGCTTTAGTGAAGTATTCAAG GCTTTCGATATGACAGAGCAAAGGTATGTGGCCATTAAAGTCCATCAACTCAACAAGAActggagggaggagaagaagcAAAACTACCACAA ACACGCCTGTAGAGAATACAGAATCCACAAAGAACTTGACCACCCGAGAATCATCAAACTCTACGACTATTTCTCACTCGACACAGGCTC GTTCTGCACAGTGCTGGAGTACTGCGAAGGCAATGACCTGGACTTCTACTTGAAGCAGAATAAGCTGATGCCTGAGAAGGAGGGCCGCTCTGTCGTCATGCAGATCGTCAACGCCCTCAAGTACCTCAACCAGATCCGCCCGCCAATCATCCACTACGACCTCAAGCCCG GGAACATCCTGTTAGTGAATGGCACAGCCTGTGGAGAGATCAAGATCACTGACTTCGGCCTGTCTAAGGTCATGGATGATGACTGCTACAACTCTGCAGATGGCATGGAGCTGACGTCTCAGGGAGCCGGGACCTACTG GTACCTGCCTCCCGAGTGCTTTGTCGTGGGGAAGGAGCCCCCCAAAATATCCAACAAGGTGGATGTTTGGTCCCTAGGGGTCATCTTCTACCAGAGCCTATACGGACGCAAG CCTTTCGGTCATAACCAGTCGCAGCAGGATATTCTTCAAGAAAACACAATATTAAAAGCCACTGAGGTGCAGTTCCCCCCCAAACCTGTGGTGACCACAGAAGCAAAG GCCTTCATCCGACGTTGCCTGGCTTATCGCAAGGAGGACCGTGTGGATGTGCTGCAGTTAGCCAGCGACCCCTTCCTAATGCCACACATTAGAAAAGCCCTGGCCAGCAGCGCTCCTCAGGCCCCCCCCCTGCCCTCCACCTCCGGCTGCTACGGCAGCAGTGCCTCCAACTGA